A window from Cydia strobilella chromosome 9, ilCydStro3.1, whole genome shotgun sequence encodes these proteins:
- the LOC134744015 gene encoding uncharacterized protein LOC134744015 codes for MDQHQVHGTRTEQGRKELCSEDQVAAYVDLKGRGARKVIVCSAYLPGEKQDPTEELTKVLEYAQAQKAELIVGCDANAHHTIWGSTGINKRGELLSQFIFTNCLHLLNKGNTPTFVTRARQEVLDIRYNLRY; via the exons ATGGATCAACACCAAGTCCATGGCACCAGGACTGAACAGGGCAGGAAAG AACTATGCAGTGAAGACCAAGTAGCTGCCTACGTCGATCTCAAAGGGAGAGGAGCACGCAAGGTAATAGTCTGCTCCGCCTACCTGCCCGGAGAGAAGCAAGATCCCACAGAAGAACTGACTAAAGTGCTAGAgtacgctcaggcacaaaaggcAGAACTTATTGTGGGATGTGACGCCAACGCCCACCACACCATCTGGGGGAGCACTGGAATCAACAAAAGGGGTGAGTTACTATCCCAATTTATCTTTACTAATTGCCTGCACTTGTTGAATAAGGGCAATACGCCCACCTTCGTAACTAGAGCTAGGCAAGAAGTATTAGATATTAGATATAACCTTCGCTACTGA